The Gasterosteus aculeatus chromosome 17, fGasAcu3.hap1.1, whole genome shotgun sequence genome includes a window with the following:
- the LOC120834723 gene encoding solute carrier family 2, facilitated glucose transporter member 9 isoform X1: MITSLNNTLKSTFSLYFKDHGSADGMETLLQQLTRGNALLLIIVLGIGGSFQSGYHSTELSSPSPYIQSFINSSWFHRYNEPPPPRTITIIWSLIVSMYAVGGLFGAFSVELITGTLGRKKAMICTSFIAIVAGGIMLTSKSAKSYEMIIVARILYGFSAGLGASSHVMYLAEISPRKIRGTVTLTSAIFLSLGKLLGQFLGLSELLGREQLWNIVLSVPALLSLVQVIVLPFLPEAPRYLFIEKGCEKACKKALQSLWGEGDYKQEMDEMLIEQAAIEAAPRKSTLQFLRDCSVRWQLLTMSVVYCCNQLSGIPAINIFSFDVFQKAGIPTDKIRYVTLGLGVSQIITSIFCGLLIEQSGRRPLFWGGYGLMSASLLLFTVMLNLKDSSYWIPYFSTGLIFLFIIFFCGGPGGASSTLHSEIFIQSDRLAAFVLLGILRWLLYAVLGLVFPFLIDALDSYCFVLFTCVCLLGFLYTFFLLPETKGKTMLEISADFKAITVCGKSFSEEKTLETKL; encoded by the exons ATGATAACCAGCCTAAACAACACTTTAAAGAGTACATTCAGTCTGTACTTTAAGGACCACGGCAGTGCAGACGGAATGGAAACGTTGCTTCAACAGCTG ACCCGTGGGAACGCTCTGCTCCTCATCATTGTTTTGGGAATTGGAGGAAGCTTTCAAAGTGGCTACCACAGTACTGAATTGAGTTCTCCATCACCG TACATTCAGAGCTTCATCAATAGCAGCTGGTTCCACAGGTACAACGAGCCTCCACCCCCACGGACCATCACGATCATCTGGTCCCTCATTGTTTCCATGTATGCTGTCGGGGGACTCTTTGGTGCTTTCAGTGTGGAATTGATCACCGGCACGCTGGGAAG AAAAAAGGCGATGATCTGCACCAGCTTCATTGCCATAGTTGCAGGGGGGATCATGCTGACAAGTAAAAGTGCCAAATCATATGAAATGATTATCGTGGCAAGGATTCTGTACGGCTTCTCCGCAG GTTTGGGGGCCAGCTCCCATGTAATGTACCTGGCTGAGATTTCCCCTAGGAAGATACGAGGGACTGTGACTCTGACCTCAGCCATCTTTTTGTCACTTGGGAAACTGTTGGGGCAGTTTTTGGGACTTAG TGAGCTCCTTGGTCGCGAGCAACTGTGGAACATCGTCCTCTCGGTCCCTGCACTTTTGTCATTGGTTCAGGTTATAGTGTTACCTTTTCTCCCCGAGGCTCCCAGATACTTATTCATAGAGAAAGGTTGTGAAAAGGCttgcaaaaaag CTCTCCAGAGTTTGTGGGGCGAAGGTGACTACAAACAAGAGATGGACGAGATGTTGATCGAACAGGCTGCCATTGAGGCGGCCCCTCGAAAAAGCACCCTGCAGTTCCTGAGGGACTGCAGTGTTCGATGGCAGCTTCTCACCATGTCCGTCGTCTACTGCTGCAACCAGCTTTCGGGAATTCCTGCA ATCAATATCTTCTCTTTTGACGTCTTCCAAAAGGCCGGCATACCAACTGACAAGATCCGCTATGTGACTCTTGGTCTTGGAGTATCTCAAATCATCACCTCCATCTTCTGT GGGCTGCTGATTGAGCAGAGTGGGAGGAGGCCTTTATTCTGGGGGGGCTACGGCCTCATGTCTGCCAGCTTGCTGTTGTTCACTGTCATGCTCAATTTGAAG GATTCCAGCTACTGGATTCCATATTTTTCCACTGGTttgatcttcctcttcatcatcttcttttGTGGGGGACCTG GGGGAGCCTCAAGCACTCTCCACAGTGAGATCTTCATCCAGTCCGACCGACTGGCTGCATTTGTACTATTGGGGATACTACGCTGGTTGCTCTACGCTGTACTGGGCCTAGTATTTCCATTCCTTATT GATGCCCTGGACTCGTACTGCTTCGTGCTGTTCACCTGCGTGTGCCTGCTGGGTTTTCTTTACACCTTCTTCCTCCTGCCTGAGACGAAAGGGAAGACCATGCTGGAGATCTCTGCTGACTTCAAAGCCATCACCGTCTGTGGGAAATCCTTCTCAGAGGAAAAGACATTGGAAACTAAGTTGTGA
- the LOC120834723 gene encoding solute carrier family 2, facilitated glucose transporter member 9 isoform X2, which yields MYAVGGLFGAFSVELITGTLGRKKAMICTSFIAIVAGGIMLTSKSAKSYEMIIVARILYGFSAGLGASSHVMYLAEISPRKIRGTVTLTSAIFLSLGKLLGQFLGLSELLGREQLWNIVLSVPALLSLVQVIVLPFLPEAPRYLFIEKGCEKACKKALQSLWGEGDYKQEMDEMLIEQAAIEAAPRKSTLQFLRDCSVRWQLLTMSVVYCCNQLSGIPAINIFSFDVFQKAGIPTDKIRYVTLGLGVSQIITSIFCGLLIEQSGRRPLFWGGYGLMSASLLLFTVMLNLKDSSYWIPYFSTGLIFLFIIFFCGGPGGASSTLHSEIFIQSDRLAAFVLLGILRWLLYAVLGLVFPFLIDALDSYCFVLFTCVCLLGFLYTFFLLPETKGKTMLEISADFKAITVCGKSFSEEKTLETKL from the exons ATGTATGCTGTCGGGGGACTCTTTGGTGCTTTCAGTGTGGAATTGATCACCGGCACGCTGGGAAG AAAAAAGGCGATGATCTGCACCAGCTTCATTGCCATAGTTGCAGGGGGGATCATGCTGACAAGTAAAAGTGCCAAATCATATGAAATGATTATCGTGGCAAGGATTCTGTACGGCTTCTCCGCAG GTTTGGGGGCCAGCTCCCATGTAATGTACCTGGCTGAGATTTCCCCTAGGAAGATACGAGGGACTGTGACTCTGACCTCAGCCATCTTTTTGTCACTTGGGAAACTGTTGGGGCAGTTTTTGGGACTTAG TGAGCTCCTTGGTCGCGAGCAACTGTGGAACATCGTCCTCTCGGTCCCTGCACTTTTGTCATTGGTTCAGGTTATAGTGTTACCTTTTCTCCCCGAGGCTCCCAGATACTTATTCATAGAGAAAGGTTGTGAAAAGGCttgcaaaaaag CTCTCCAGAGTTTGTGGGGCGAAGGTGACTACAAACAAGAGATGGACGAGATGTTGATCGAACAGGCTGCCATTGAGGCGGCCCCTCGAAAAAGCACCCTGCAGTTCCTGAGGGACTGCAGTGTTCGATGGCAGCTTCTCACCATGTCCGTCGTCTACTGCTGCAACCAGCTTTCGGGAATTCCTGCA ATCAATATCTTCTCTTTTGACGTCTTCCAAAAGGCCGGCATACCAACTGACAAGATCCGCTATGTGACTCTTGGTCTTGGAGTATCTCAAATCATCACCTCCATCTTCTGT GGGCTGCTGATTGAGCAGAGTGGGAGGAGGCCTTTATTCTGGGGGGGCTACGGCCTCATGTCTGCCAGCTTGCTGTTGTTCACTGTCATGCTCAATTTGAAG GATTCCAGCTACTGGATTCCATATTTTTCCACTGGTttgatcttcctcttcatcatcttcttttGTGGGGGACCTG GGGGAGCCTCAAGCACTCTCCACAGTGAGATCTTCATCCAGTCCGACCGACTGGCTGCATTTGTACTATTGGGGATACTACGCTGGTTGCTCTACGCTGTACTGGGCCTAGTATTTCCATTCCTTATT GATGCCCTGGACTCGTACTGCTTCGTGCTGTTCACCTGCGTGTGCCTGCTGGGTTTTCTTTACACCTTCTTCCTCCTGCCTGAGACGAAAGGGAAGACCATGCTGGAGATCTCTGCTGACTTCAAAGCCATCACCGTCTGTGGGAAATCCTTCTCAGAGGAAAAGACATTGGAAACTAAGTTGTGA
- the prickle2b gene encoding prickle-like protein 2b isoform X1, with amino-acid sequence MFNRSFKTRSSSRSLHPAEEPQRGQPCITCGEQCPGFALHQWRKICVHCKCRREEHAVTAMPVEMEKTVTKLMYDFQRNSTSDDDSGCALEEYAWVPPGLKPEQVHQYYSSLPEDKVPYVNSPGEKYRIKQLLHQLPPHDNEVRYCNGLDNEEKRELKLFSNQRKRENLGRGNVRPFPVTMTGAICEQCGGQINGGDIAVFASRAGHSVCWHPACFVCSMCNELLVDLIYFHQDGKIYCGRHHAERLKPRCTACDEIILADECTEAEGRHWHMKHFCCFECETVLGGQRYIMKEGRPYCCSCFESLYAEYCDSCGEHIGIDQGQMTYDGQHWHATEGCFCCARCKCSLLGRPFLPKQGQIFCSRSCSLGEEPNGSDSSDSAFQSARSTKESKRSSKAGKSGGGGGGVQTERFSGEVDPLSLQMDLLSLSSQTASLTREPPAWQRQERPGDGYHYESQSDPTAHTTPLQLLSQCNVRTAYNPTCSAQTNHLQDHRIKENGGLKRPPISAMKGQSLNEMWFQQPAPGSQEEYYPPKLRTQKSFTEVSQCSQHHNGFSSDKRSISLHGFQRDRERETGPPAATQVARSRNPINALNFTEQLTPLEQTPRGSMESLALSNATGNSADGAGKRQEHLSRFSMPDLSKDSGMNVSEKSNMGTLNSSVQFRSSESIHSLTASQPYMEMDPPRSSQYQVQYCDHPGMGGGMGMTKLPPGFTFQEEDRVSLVSSANAARLPPISECRVGGVVSGGGGRGASIRIDAPENTPQRRRHHHHRSRRSRRSRSENALNLVAERRVRPQERAQLRVREDYDRFPPPRSVRDQFGGGGGGGRYQPQPFRQCPRTTSDLTLQNPGASRRTGLNQYSWDDYDDDDGWCSTCSSSSESEDEGYFLGEPIPRPIQLRYLSNQELVHKYNGIGGPNHGGQLHTRKRRKSKNCIIS; translated from the exons GAAGATCTGTGTGCACTGTAAGTGTCGCCGTGAGGAGCATGCTGTGACAGCCATGCCTGTAGAAATGGAGAAGACCGTTACCAAGCTGATGTACGACTTCCAGAGGAACTCCACCTCAGACGACGACTCCGGCTGCGCCCTGGAGGAGTACGCCTGGGTACCACCTGGGCTCAAACCCGAACAG GTTCATCAGTACTACAGCTCCCTGCCGGAGGACAAGGTGCCCTACGTGAACAGCCCAGGAGAGAAATACCGCATCAAACAGCTGCTCCATCAGCTCCCGCCCCACGACAATGAG gtgcgcTATTGTAACGGTCTGGACAACGAGGAGAAGCGAGAACTGAAGCTCTTTAGCAACCAACGGAAACGGGAGAACTTGGGCCGCGGCAACGTCCGCCCGTTCCCCGTGACGATGACGGGGGCAATCTGTGAACAG tgcggaggCCAGATCAATGGTGGCGACATTGCCGTGTTTGCGTCACGGGCAGGTCACAGCGTGTGTTGGCATCCGGCCTGCTTTGTGTGCAGTATGTGCAACGAGCTTCTGGTGGACCTCATCTACTTCCACCAGGACGGCAAGATCTACTGCGGCCGGCACCACGCAGAGAGACTGAAGCCGCGCTGCACCGCCTGCGATGAG ATCATCCTTGCGGATGAGTGCACTGAGGCAGAGGGGCGCCACTGGCACATGAAGCACTTCTGTTGTTTCGAGTGCGAGACTGTGCTGGGGGGTCAGCGCTACATCATGAAGGAGGGACGGCCCTACTGCTGCTCCTGCTTCGAGTCCCTCTACGCCGAGTACTGCGACTCCTGCGGGGAACATATTG GCATTGACCAAGGCCAGATGACCTACGATGGGCAGCACTGGCACGCCACAGAGGGCTGCTTTTGCTGTGCCCGCTGTAAATGCTCTCTGCTTGGTCGGCCCTTCCTGCCCAAGCAGGGACAGATCTTCTGCTCACGCTCCTGCAGTCTGGGGGAGGAGCCCAACGGCTCGGACTCCTCCGATTCAGCCTTCCAGAGCGCTCGATCCACCAAAGAGTCCAAACGCAGCTCCAAGGCAGGGAAGAGTGGAGGCGGAGGTGGTGGGGTTCAGACTGAGAGATTCTCTGGGGAGGTGGATCCACTGTCTTTACAAATGGATCTGCTCAGTCTCTCCAGCCAAACGGCCAGTTTGACACGTGAGCCTCCAGCCTGGCAGCGCCAAGAGCGACCAGGGGACGGCTATCATTATGAGTCCCAATCAGACCCAACTGCCCACACTAcccctctccagctcctgagCCAGTGTAACGTCAGGACTGCCTATAACCCCACCTGCTCGGCACAGACAAATCATCTGCAGGATCACAGGATCAAGGAAAATGGGGGTTTGAAGAGGCCACCCATCTCCGCCATGAAGGGCCAGTCTCTGAATGAGATGTGGTTCCAACAGCCAGCCCCAGGAAGCCAGGAAGAGTACTATCCACCGAAACTGAGGACCCAAAAGAGCTTCACGGAGGTGTCCCAGTGTTCTCAGCATCACAATGGGTTCTCCTCTGACAAGCGCTCAATCAGTTTGCACGGCTTTCAGAGGGACAGGGAAAGAGAGACGGGGCCTCCAGCAGCAACCCAGGTGGCGAGGAGCAGGAACCCCATCAATGCACTTAACTTCACAGAGCAACTGACCCCTCTGGAGCAGACTCCAAGAGGATCCATGGAGTCCCTGGCCCTATCCAATGCAACAG GCAACTCAGCAGATGGAGCAGGAAAGCGGCAGGAGCATCTTTCTCGTTTCTCCATGCCAGACCTGAGCAAAGACTCTGGGATGAACGTGTCAGAGAAAAGTAACATGGGCACCCTAAACTCCTCAGTTCAGTTTCGAAGCTCTGAGTCTATTCACAGCCTCACTGCCAGTCAACCCTACATGGAAATGGATCCTCCCAGGTCCTCCCAGTACCAGGTGCAGTACTGCGACCACCCTGGTATGGGTGGCGGAATGGGTATGACCAAGTTACCACCTGGCTTCACTTTCCAGGAGGAGGATAGGGTGAGTTTGGTGAGCAGCGCCAACGCTGCCCGCCTACCCCCCATCAGTGAGTGCAGGGTGGGTGGTGTCGTtagtggaggaggtggaaggggagccAGTATTAGGATAGATGCTCCAGAAAATACTCCCCAGAGGCGccggcaccaccaccaccgttcCCGCAGGTCCCGGAGATCCCGTTCAGAAAACGCTCTCAACTTGGTGGCAGAACGAAGGGTGAGACCTCAAGAAAGAGCACAGTTACGTGTGCGTGAGGATTACGATCGTTTCCCGCCACCAAGGAGCGTCAGGGACcagtttggaggaggaggaggaggggggagatacCAGCCCCAACCCTTCAGGCAGTGCCCCAGAACCACTTCAGACCTGACTCTTCAGAACCCCGGCGCCAGCCGACGCACTGGCTTGAACCAGTATTCCTGGGACGAttacgatgatgatgatggctggTGCTCAACTTGCTCTTCATCCTCCGAATCGGAGGATGAAGGTTACTTCTTGGGTGAGCCGATTCCCAGACCCATCCAGCTGCGCTACCTCAGCAACCAGGAGCTCGTCCATAAGTACAACGGGATTGGAGGACCCAACCACGGCGGGCAGTTACACACCCGCAAACGCAGAAAAAGCAAGAACTGTATCATCTCCTAA
- the prickle2b gene encoding prickle-like protein 2b isoform X2: MPVEMEKTVTKLMYDFQRNSTSDDDSGCALEEYAWVPPGLKPEQVHQYYSSLPEDKVPYVNSPGEKYRIKQLLHQLPPHDNEVRYCNGLDNEEKRELKLFSNQRKRENLGRGNVRPFPVTMTGAICEQCGGQINGGDIAVFASRAGHSVCWHPACFVCSMCNELLVDLIYFHQDGKIYCGRHHAERLKPRCTACDEIILADECTEAEGRHWHMKHFCCFECETVLGGQRYIMKEGRPYCCSCFESLYAEYCDSCGEHIGIDQGQMTYDGQHWHATEGCFCCARCKCSLLGRPFLPKQGQIFCSRSCSLGEEPNGSDSSDSAFQSARSTKESKRSSKAGKSGGGGGGVQTERFSGEVDPLSLQMDLLSLSSQTASLTREPPAWQRQERPGDGYHYESQSDPTAHTTPLQLLSQCNVRTAYNPTCSAQTNHLQDHRIKENGGLKRPPISAMKGQSLNEMWFQQPAPGSQEEYYPPKLRTQKSFTEVSQCSQHHNGFSSDKRSISLHGFQRDRERETGPPAATQVARSRNPINALNFTEQLTPLEQTPRGSMESLALSNATGNSADGAGKRQEHLSRFSMPDLSKDSGMNVSEKSNMGTLNSSVQFRSSESIHSLTASQPYMEMDPPRSSQYQVQYCDHPGMGGGMGMTKLPPGFTFQEEDRVSLVSSANAARLPPISECRVGGVVSGGGGRGASIRIDAPENTPQRRRHHHHRSRRSRRSRSENALNLVAERRVRPQERAQLRVREDYDRFPPPRSVRDQFGGGGGGGRYQPQPFRQCPRTTSDLTLQNPGASRRTGLNQYSWDDYDDDDGWCSTCSSSSESEDEGYFLGEPIPRPIQLRYLSNQELVHKYNGIGGPNHGGQLHTRKRRKSKNCIIS, translated from the exons ATGCCTGTAGAAATGGAGAAGACCGTTACCAAGCTGATGTACGACTTCCAGAGGAACTCCACCTCAGACGACGACTCCGGCTGCGCCCTGGAGGAGTACGCCTGGGTACCACCTGGGCTCAAACCCGAACAG GTTCATCAGTACTACAGCTCCCTGCCGGAGGACAAGGTGCCCTACGTGAACAGCCCAGGAGAGAAATACCGCATCAAACAGCTGCTCCATCAGCTCCCGCCCCACGACAATGAG gtgcgcTATTGTAACGGTCTGGACAACGAGGAGAAGCGAGAACTGAAGCTCTTTAGCAACCAACGGAAACGGGAGAACTTGGGCCGCGGCAACGTCCGCCCGTTCCCCGTGACGATGACGGGGGCAATCTGTGAACAG tgcggaggCCAGATCAATGGTGGCGACATTGCCGTGTTTGCGTCACGGGCAGGTCACAGCGTGTGTTGGCATCCGGCCTGCTTTGTGTGCAGTATGTGCAACGAGCTTCTGGTGGACCTCATCTACTTCCACCAGGACGGCAAGATCTACTGCGGCCGGCACCACGCAGAGAGACTGAAGCCGCGCTGCACCGCCTGCGATGAG ATCATCCTTGCGGATGAGTGCACTGAGGCAGAGGGGCGCCACTGGCACATGAAGCACTTCTGTTGTTTCGAGTGCGAGACTGTGCTGGGGGGTCAGCGCTACATCATGAAGGAGGGACGGCCCTACTGCTGCTCCTGCTTCGAGTCCCTCTACGCCGAGTACTGCGACTCCTGCGGGGAACATATTG GCATTGACCAAGGCCAGATGACCTACGATGGGCAGCACTGGCACGCCACAGAGGGCTGCTTTTGCTGTGCCCGCTGTAAATGCTCTCTGCTTGGTCGGCCCTTCCTGCCCAAGCAGGGACAGATCTTCTGCTCACGCTCCTGCAGTCTGGGGGAGGAGCCCAACGGCTCGGACTCCTCCGATTCAGCCTTCCAGAGCGCTCGATCCACCAAAGAGTCCAAACGCAGCTCCAAGGCAGGGAAGAGTGGAGGCGGAGGTGGTGGGGTTCAGACTGAGAGATTCTCTGGGGAGGTGGATCCACTGTCTTTACAAATGGATCTGCTCAGTCTCTCCAGCCAAACGGCCAGTTTGACACGTGAGCCTCCAGCCTGGCAGCGCCAAGAGCGACCAGGGGACGGCTATCATTATGAGTCCCAATCAGACCCAACTGCCCACACTAcccctctccagctcctgagCCAGTGTAACGTCAGGACTGCCTATAACCCCACCTGCTCGGCACAGACAAATCATCTGCAGGATCACAGGATCAAGGAAAATGGGGGTTTGAAGAGGCCACCCATCTCCGCCATGAAGGGCCAGTCTCTGAATGAGATGTGGTTCCAACAGCCAGCCCCAGGAAGCCAGGAAGAGTACTATCCACCGAAACTGAGGACCCAAAAGAGCTTCACGGAGGTGTCCCAGTGTTCTCAGCATCACAATGGGTTCTCCTCTGACAAGCGCTCAATCAGTTTGCACGGCTTTCAGAGGGACAGGGAAAGAGAGACGGGGCCTCCAGCAGCAACCCAGGTGGCGAGGAGCAGGAACCCCATCAATGCACTTAACTTCACAGAGCAACTGACCCCTCTGGAGCAGACTCCAAGAGGATCCATGGAGTCCCTGGCCCTATCCAATGCAACAG GCAACTCAGCAGATGGAGCAGGAAAGCGGCAGGAGCATCTTTCTCGTTTCTCCATGCCAGACCTGAGCAAAGACTCTGGGATGAACGTGTCAGAGAAAAGTAACATGGGCACCCTAAACTCCTCAGTTCAGTTTCGAAGCTCTGAGTCTATTCACAGCCTCACTGCCAGTCAACCCTACATGGAAATGGATCCTCCCAGGTCCTCCCAGTACCAGGTGCAGTACTGCGACCACCCTGGTATGGGTGGCGGAATGGGTATGACCAAGTTACCACCTGGCTTCACTTTCCAGGAGGAGGATAGGGTGAGTTTGGTGAGCAGCGCCAACGCTGCCCGCCTACCCCCCATCAGTGAGTGCAGGGTGGGTGGTGTCGTtagtggaggaggtggaaggggagccAGTATTAGGATAGATGCTCCAGAAAATACTCCCCAGAGGCGccggcaccaccaccaccgttcCCGCAGGTCCCGGAGATCCCGTTCAGAAAACGCTCTCAACTTGGTGGCAGAACGAAGGGTGAGACCTCAAGAAAGAGCACAGTTACGTGTGCGTGAGGATTACGATCGTTTCCCGCCACCAAGGAGCGTCAGGGACcagtttggaggaggaggaggaggggggagatacCAGCCCCAACCCTTCAGGCAGTGCCCCAGAACCACTTCAGACCTGACTCTTCAGAACCCCGGCGCCAGCCGACGCACTGGCTTGAACCAGTATTCCTGGGACGAttacgatgatgatgatggctggTGCTCAACTTGCTCTTCATCCTCCGAATCGGAGGATGAAGGTTACTTCTTGGGTGAGCCGATTCCCAGACCCATCCAGCTGCGCTACCTCAGCAACCAGGAGCTCGTCCATAAGTACAACGGGATTGGAGGACCCAACCACGGCGGGCAGTTACACACCCGCAAACGCAGAAAAAGCAAGAACTGTATCATCTCCTAA